CTTGAAGGAGAATCCGCTGTTTCAAGCCGATTTTCTTCCCGAGCACGCTGAGTAACATGAGAGCGACCGTCATGAAGCCGAGACCTCCGATTTGAATCAAGGCGACGATGACGAGCTCGCCGAACGTGTTGAAGGAAGAGCCGATATCAATCGTCGACAACCCGGTCACCGTACCGGCCGACGTGGCGATAAAGAGACAGTCAATCCACGACACGGGTTGCGCCTGTGCAAACGGCATGTAGAGCAGGGTCGCACCAGTCAAGATGGCGAGTAAAAATCCAGTCGCGATAAAACGGGCCGGCTTTTCAAACACGAGCCGGTAGAGCGCTTCAATTCGTTTTATGCGCATTTCCCGCACGGTCAATCGATGTCGCATCTCGCTATCTCCTTCAGATCTAGTTTTCTAAGGCTCATATTACTCCTCACTTTTAAAATTGCCAACTAGAAAAATGTATCGCTAACTGTTTGTCGATTTTTTTGGTAATATGAGAGATAGACTTTAAGAATGTTGAGGAGGTTGAATGAAACCGTGGATCCTAGTACGGTAGATCATTCGCTAACGGATGTCTCGCGAAGGTTGGAGCGTCAGTCACAATGTATGCCCGCCCATCTTTATTTCCAACTTGAAGAACTGCTACATTGGTCACTCGATCAAGAAGTTGTGAATCAATTGTACGCATTATTAAAAAAATACGACGTGTTAACCGATATAGAGCGTGAAGAACGAAATATCAGCATTCAAATGCTGATTGACGAAAACGGCGCTTAACCATCGGGAACGCATTTGCGGGAGACGAGTTAAGTCTCTCGCTTTTTTTGTCTCCCGATCTCTTTAGAAAGGTGGAAAACATAGACATGGATGTCGTCACTTTAATAGGACTTTTACTCGGTTTCTTCACGCTTATCGGCGGTATGATTTTGAAAGGCGCGGGGGTCGCCCCGCTGATCAACCCAGCAGCACTGGTCATTATTTTTGTCGGTACAGCTGCCGCGGTCAGCATCGCCGTATCAAAAGAACAGTTACAGACGGTTCCCCAACTGTTCAAAATTTTATTCAAGAAGCAAGAGTTGCCGAGTAAATCGGGCCTGTTGACGCAATTCGTCGATTTATCGACGCAAGCGCGTAAAGAAGGTTTGTTATCGCTTGAAACGGCCCTTGAACAAGTCGAAGAACCGTTCTTGAAGCAAGGCATGATGATGGTCATTGATGGCCAACCGTCCGAGTACATCGCCGAAGTGATGTCTCGTGATATCGAGAACATGGAAATACGCCATAAGGCGAACGCCGACGTGTTCACG
This sequence is a window from Exiguobacterium mexicanum. Protein-coding genes within it:
- the motA gene encoding flagellar motor stator protein MotA, which encodes MDVVTLIGLLLGFFTLIGGMILKGAGVAPLINPAALVIIFVGTAAAVSIAVSKEQLQTVPQLFKILFKKQELPSKSGLLTQFVDLSTQARKEGLLSLETALEQVEEPFLKQGMMMVIDGQPSEYIAEVMSRDIENMEIRHKANADVFTQAGTYAPTLGVLGAVIGLVAALKDLSDIDKLGYAISAAFVATLFGIFSGYVLWFPFANKLKQYSKSEVVVKEMMIEGILSIQGGESPKTLEDKLAVYLSPKERANYEAQKEA